DNA from Mycolicibacterium alvei:
ATCGTCGTGTGCGCTTCCGGAGACCCCGGCGCCGAGTCGTAGCCCCTGGACCCTGAGCAGGACCGAACCGTTCTCGTCGAGCACATCGATGTCGGCCTCGATCTCCGCGGTGTCGGCGTGGATCAACCGGGTGTAGCAGTAACGCGCGTTGCGGGCCGAGCCGTAGACCCGCAATCGACGGACATCCAGCGGCAACGCCAGCAACTCGCCACCGAGGGTCTGCACGTCGGGGATGGCCTCGACGGACTGGAAGCACGCGTCCAGCAGCGCCGGGTGCACGACGTAGGCGTCCTGTTGTGATCGGATCGAGCGGGGTAGCGCCACCTCGGCGAGCACGGCCTGGGTTGCCCCGGTGTGCACTGCAACGAGTCCGGAGAATGCCGGGCCGTACTGAATACCGTGCTCACTCACACGATTTCGTACCCCGTCACCGTCCTCGTCGCCGGGGAGAGCAACCAGGAGGTCAGATAGATCGTAGTCGGGCGGCGGCACATCTTCGGCGGCCCGCAGTACGGCGCTCGCGTGCCGTGCCTGGTCGCCTTCATGATTTGTCTCCACGGTGAAGTCGACGACACCCGGCGACGCCACCAACGCCGACGCGCCCACCGGGGTCTGCTCGTCCAACAGCAGCGCCTGCTCGAAGTGGACGTCGCGGACTTCGGACGCCGAGCCCAGCACCGCGTTGGCGGCTGCCAGCGCCATCTCGCAGTACGCGGCTCCGGGAAGCACCGCAACGCTACGGATCTGGTGGTCCGCGAGCCAGGGCTGGGCGGCCGTGCCGACATCTGCCTGCCACACGTGGTGCTCAGGCTGTTCCTGCAGGCGCACGCCGGGCCCCAACAGCGGGTGTACCGCGATGGTGCAACCGCCGTGCGTCGGTGAATCGTGGCCACCCCCGTTCAGCCACAGTCGACCGTGCGTCCAGGTCGGAAGTGGTGCGTCCACCAACCGCCCGTTCGGGCACAGTGCGGTGAAGTCGACTGCCGCGCCTGCGCTGTGCAGATCGATCAGGAATCCGCGCAACCCATTCGGCAGGGCCTGTTCTCGGCGCATCGCGGCCAGGGCGGCCATCGGCGTCTCGCGACTGCGGGCCGTCTGTTCGAGGGCCCGGGTGAGCAGCGGGTGCGGCGACAGTTCGGCGAAGACCCGGTGCCCGTCCTCCAGCGCAGCTTGTACCGCGGTGGCGAACCGCACCATCCGGCGCATGTTGGTCACCCAGTATGCGGCGTCGCACACCGGTTGCTCGCGGGGATCGAACAGGGTCGCCGAGTAGAAGGGGATCTCCGGCGGCATCGGTTTCAGGTCGGCCAGGGCCGCGGTCAGGTCGCTGACGATCGGCTCAACCTGCGGTGAGTGGAAGGCGACATCGACCGGGATCTCACGGGCCATCACCCCGCGTTGTTCCCAGTCGGCGACGAGCTCGCGAACCGTCTGTGTGGCACCGGCCACGACGGTGGATTCCGGCGAGGCCACGACCGCCACCACGACATCGGTGATTCCGCGTCCGGTCAGCTCTGAAAGTACCTGCTTGGCAGGAAGTTCCACCGCGGCGGTGGCACCTGTCCCGGCGATCCGGGACATGAGTTGCGACCGCCGGCAGATCAGGCGTAGTCCGTCTTCCAGCGAAAGCGCGCCCGCGACAACGGCTGCCGCGCCCTCACCCAGGGAGTGGCCGATGACCGCAGCGGGGTGCACCCCGTATGCCCGCATGGTGGCGGCCAAGGCGATCTGCATGGTGAACAGCGTCGGCTGCAGCCGGTCCTGACCGCTGACGGTCTGTGCCGCCGACATCGCCTCGGTCACCGAGAATCCCGACTCGGCGGCGATGATCGGCTCGGCCCGGGCCACGGTAGCGGCGAACACCGGTTCGTTGGCCAGCAGCTCGGCACCCATTGCCGCCCACTGCGAACCCTGGCCGGAGAACACCCAGACCGGACCTCGGTCGTTGCGCCCGACAGCGGCTTGATGGGGGTCATCGCCGTCAGCGATCTCACGTAACGCCGCAGTGAGCTCCGCGCGGTTGCGCGCGTCGACGGCGGTGCGTACCGACCGGTGCACGCGTCGGCGCGCCAGGGTGTATGCCAGATCAGGCAGGGTGACATCACCGTGTGTCTGTACCCACTCGGCCAGCCGGGCGGCCGTGTGACGCAGCTCTTCTGGTGACGTGGATGACAGCGGGAACAACAGTGGTGCCGCGTCCGACTCGGGTGGTACGGCTGCCGTGGTGGGTTCCGGCGCCGGCACGGGCGCCTGCTCCACGATGGCGTGGACGTTGGTCCCCGACAACCCGTATGACGAGACCGCCGCCCGTCGGGGATGGTTCCCGTTGGTGCACCACGCGGTGGTCTCCTGGGGCACAAACAGATTGGTCGCGATCTGAGCGAGCTGATCGGGTAGGCGGGTGAAGTGGAGATTTTGTGGAACCACGCCGTGGTGCACTGCGAGAACGGCCTTCATCAGGCCGAGCGCGCCAGAGGCAGCCTGGGCATGCCCCATGTTGGTCTTGACCGACGTGAGGGCGCAGCGTCCGTCGACGCCGTACACCTTCGCCAGGCTGGAGTACTCGATCGGGTCCCCGACCGGGGTGCCCGTCCCGTGCGCCTCCACCATGCCGACCGTGTCGGCATCGATACCGGCTGCGGCCAACGCCATTCGATACACCGCGGTCTGTGCGGCATCCGACGGCGTGGCGATGTTCACGGTGTGACCGTCCTGATTGGCGGCCGTGCCGCGGATCACGGCCAGGATCCGATCACCGTCGCGCACTGCGTCGGTCAGCCGCTTGAGCAGCACCACAGCGCAACCCTCGCCCGAAACGAATCCGTCGGCCGCGGTATCGAACGCGTGGCAGCGCCCGGTGGGGGACAGCATTCCCTCGGCTGATCCGGAGGCGAACTTCCGCGGGTCCAACACCAGGGTGACGCCGCCGGCGAAGGCCAGGTCACTCTCGCCCTCGTGCAGGCTGCGGCAGGCCAGGTGCACCGCGGTCAGGCCCGAGGAACAGGCTGTGTCCACCGTGAGTGCGGGGCCGTGTACCCCCAGCGCGTAGGCGACCCGTCCGGATGCCAGGCTGAAGCTGGTGCCGCTGAACCCGTACGCGGCCTCCAGGGCTTCGGCATCAGCAGCCAACATCACGTAGTCGCCGTGCGTCAGCCCGATGAAGACGCCGGTGCTGGTGTCCGTCAGGTCGTCGCGGGAGACGCCGGCATGTTCCATGGCCTCCCACGACGTCTCGAGCAGGATCCGATGCTGAGGGTCGATCGCGGTGGCTTCGCGCTCGTTGATCTCGAAGAACTCCGAGTCGAAGCCGGCAACATCATCGATGAACGCACCCCACTTCGACACCGATCGTCCGGGAACCCCGGGTTCCGGGTCGTAGTATTCGTCCGCATCCCAGCGGTCGGGCGGCACCTCGGTGACCAGGTCATCGCCGCGGATCAACGCCTCCCACAGTTGTTCTGGGGAGTCGATGCCGCCGGGAAGCCGGCAGGACATCCCGATGACGGCGACCGGGGTGACCGGTCTGCCGGGCCGCGGGTTCGGAGACAAGCCGGGATCGGAATCCGGCAACCTGTCGTTTGCATTCTCGGACATAGCCAAGTGCCCTCCTCCCGAGGCCGATTGGCAGGTCTGGCCGCCACCGGTTCGGATGCCCGGCGCCGGTGCGGTGGGCCGACGCAGCTACGCCGGTGTTCTCCCACCGCCCTTGCCGGCGCAGGGTCCTCAGCGGGCGGTCACAATCACCAACGCTAGATTCGCTGGGGTGAGTTGTCCGACGATCTGAGCAATCGATCGGATGAATACGAACGATTGCAAATAGTTTGTGTGACCGCACGACTAAATGACATAACTGTGACGCACACGCGGCGCGGTTGAAGTTTGCCGGGCTTTCTCGATATGCGGCCGCAGTCGCGGCGTTACCCTATGCCCGTGGGTGATACGTCCATTCTGACGTTGCTGAACGAGCGTGCCGGACTTCAAGGTGAT
Protein-coding regions in this window:
- the pks2 gene encoding sulfolipid-1 biosynthesis phthioceranic/hydroxyphthioceranic acid synthase is translated as MSCRLPGGIDSPEQLWEALIRGDDLVTEVPPDRWDADEYYDPEPGVPGRSVSKWGAFIDDVAGFDSEFFEINEREATAIDPQHRILLETSWEAMEHAGVSRDDLTDTSTGVFIGLTHGDYVMLAADAEALEAAYGFSGTSFSLASGRVAYALGVHGPALTVDTACSSGLTAVHLACRSLHEGESDLAFAGGVTLVLDPRKFASGSAEGMLSPTGRCHAFDTAADGFVSGEGCAVVLLKRLTDAVRDGDRILAVIRGTAANQDGHTVNIATPSDAAQTAVYRMALAAAGIDADTVGMVEAHGTGTPVGDPIEYSSLAKVYGVDGRCALTSVKTNMGHAQAASGALGLMKAVLAVHHGVVPQNLHFTRLPDQLAQIATNLFVPQETTAWCTNGNHPRRAAVSSYGLSGTNVHAIVEQAPVPAPEPTTAAVPPESDAAPLLFPLSSTSPEELRHTAARLAEWVQTHGDVTLPDLAYTLARRRVHRSVRTAVDARNRAELTAALREIADGDDPHQAAVGRNDRGPVWVFSGQGSQWAAMGAELLANEPVFAATVARAEPIIAAESGFSVTEAMSAAQTVSGQDRLQPTLFTMQIALAATMRAYGVHPAAVIGHSLGEGAAAVVAGALSLEDGLRLICRRSQLMSRIAGTGATAAVELPAKQVLSELTGRGITDVVVAVVASPESTVVAGATQTVRELVADWEQRGVMAREIPVDVAFHSPQVEPIVSDLTAALADLKPMPPEIPFYSATLFDPREQPVCDAAYWVTNMRRMVRFATAVQAALEDGHRVFAELSPHPLLTRALEQTARSRETPMAALAAMRREQALPNGLRGFLIDLHSAGAAVDFTALCPNGRLVDAPLPTWTHGRLWLNGGGHDSPTHGGCTIAVHPLLGPGVRLQEQPEHHVWQADVGTAAQPWLADHQIRSVAVLPGAAYCEMALAAANAVLGSASEVRDVHFEQALLLDEQTPVGASALVASPGVVDFTVETNHEGDQARHASAVLRAAEDVPPPDYDLSDLLVALPGDEDGDGVRNRVSEHGIQYGPAFSGLVAVHTGATQAVLAEVALPRSIRSQQDAYVVHPALLDACFQSVEAIPDVQTLGGELLALPLDVRRLRVYGSARNARYCYTRLIHADTAEIEADIDVLDENGSVLLRVQGLRLGAGVSGSAHDDRVLSERLLTVEWQERELPEAEYADAGSWLLIGATAAAEAVTSRLSSVLTGHGAQSTTMTWPSRDDDPSTGREFNSRLRGGHFTGVVILAEPKSNDADDQFPLRGREYVRHLVHITRELPEIPGELPRLYVVTRGAQTVVAGDVANLEQAELRGLIRVIGAEHPHLVATQIDVDEATDVEQLALQLLSGSEEDETAWRDGQWYTARLCLAPLRPEERQTTLADHERDRMRLQIRTPGDLESMELVACEHVPPGAGQIEVAVTASSINFADVLVAFGRYPAFDGRLPQLGIDFAGVVTAVGPDVTDHQVGDHVGGLCADGCWGTFVTCDARLVTTLPTGLSDAEAAALTVATATAYYGLNDMARIKAGDRVLIHSATGGVGQAAMAIARAAGAEIFATAGSEQRRQLLHDMGVEHVYDSRTLEFADQIRQDTQGYGVDIVLNSVTGAAQRAGLELLAFGGRFVEIGKRDIYGDTRLGLFPFRRNLSFHAVDLALMSVSHPDRLRELLATVYLLTAEGDLPMPEFTRYPLAEASNAIRMIGGAQHTGKLVLDIPHTGSSRLVVPPSQVPVFRPEGAYIVTGGLGGLGLFVAEKMAANGCGRIVLSSRSRPSGQALTTIDRIRAAGADIVVECGDIAEPGTAERLVTAATAGGLPVCGVLHAAGVIEDAALTNITDELIERDWAPKVYGAWNLHTATADQPLDWFCSFSSAAALVGSPGQGAYAAANSWLDAFSLWRRAKGLPAMAIAWGAWGQIGRGTDLAEGTGIAITPEEGVYAFEALLRHNRAYTGYAPITGTPWLSTFAERIPFAEAFRSNGQNHLGTSKLLAELDKIPAEEWPLRVQQSISTQIGLILRRSVDPDRPLAEYGMDSLGALELRTRIETETGVRIPATGITTIHALTELLCANLIPAKAS